Proteins from a single region of Streptomyces sp. Tu 3180:
- a CDS encoding beta-L-arabinofuranosidase domain-containing protein: MARPLSRRTLFQAAAVTAAATATSPAAAGRAAAAPDAPAAGPGVPAAWTARPFALEDVALGPGVFADKRRLVLDHARGYDVDRLLQVFRANAGLSTRGAVAPGGWEGLDGEANGNLRGHYTGHFLTMLAQAYRSTGEQVFADRVDAVVGALTEVRAALRRGPAVLSTTGRFGRAAENVRGSHQYVDLPGAVLGGAPALTLSAWVRPAHDAAWARILDFGDDTTRYLYLAVRNADGVPRFAVTTSGPGGEQGLDGTAPLPLGEWSHVAVTLADGTGTLYVDGAAVARNTAMTLTPAALGTLAHHWLGRSHFPADPVFAGAFGGVEVFSRALTPAEITELRGRRAADASAGRGDLASYAFDETAGATFADASGRGLDATLRRTWGAPSHPGFLAAYPETQFIELESMTGSDYTRVWAPYYTAHKILKGLLDAHLATDDDRALDLASGLCDWMHARLSVLPRATLQRMWGLFSSGEFGGLVEAVCDLHALTGKAEHLALARLFGPDRLIDACAADTDVLDGLHANQHIPVFTGLARLHDETGEERYLTAAKNFWRMVVPHRVYGIGGTSSGEFFRARDVIAGTIGATTAETCCAYNMLKLSRTLFFHEQDPAYMDYYERALYNQVLGSKQDRPDAEKPLVTYFIGLTPGHVRDYTPKQGTTCCEGTGLESATKYQDSVYFAKADGSALYVNLYSASRLTWAEKGVTVTQTTRYPEEQGSTLTVGGGRASFTLLLRVPSWADAGFRVTVNGRAVPGTPAAGSYFAVSRTWRDGDTVRISVPFRLRVERTPDDPTLQTLFLGPVNLVAREPATDHLRFGLYRNAGLSGDLLPSLTPVAGQPLHHTLDGVRLAPFSEGTEDPTHAYFRRSEPRVVLGGLDSGVANPARGDGTTLLDEIWAGAPFTGKGALVTRVRSAVRTWVSDGLLSAADGDTVVRTARRAAYAP, encoded by the coding sequence ATGGCACGGCCCCTCTCCCGACGCACCCTCTTCCAGGCCGCCGCCGTGACGGCGGCGGCCACCGCCACGTCCCCCGCGGCCGCCGGGCGCGCCGCCGCCGCACCGGACGCGCCGGCCGCCGGCCCCGGCGTGCCGGCCGCGTGGACCGCGCGGCCGTTCGCGCTCGAGGACGTGGCCCTCGGACCGGGCGTCTTCGCCGACAAGCGACGGCTGGTGCTCGACCACGCCCGCGGCTACGACGTGGACCGGCTGCTCCAGGTCTTCCGCGCCAACGCCGGCCTGTCCACCCGCGGCGCGGTCGCCCCCGGCGGCTGGGAAGGACTGGACGGGGAGGCCAACGGCAATCTGCGCGGCCACTACACCGGCCACTTCCTGACCATGCTGGCGCAGGCGTACCGCAGCACCGGGGAACAGGTCTTCGCGGACCGCGTCGACGCCGTGGTCGGCGCGCTCACCGAGGTGCGCGCGGCGCTGCGCCGCGGCCCGGCCGTGCTGAGCACCACCGGACGGTTCGGGCGTGCCGCGGAGAACGTGCGGGGCTCCCACCAGTACGTGGACCTCCCGGGCGCCGTTCTCGGCGGCGCCCCGGCGCTCACCCTGTCCGCCTGGGTGAGGCCCGCGCACGACGCCGCCTGGGCGCGGATCCTCGACTTCGGCGACGACACCACCCGCTACCTGTACCTGGCCGTCCGGAACGCCGACGGGGTGCCGAGGTTCGCCGTCACCACCTCCGGGCCCGGCGGCGAACAGGGGCTCGACGGCACCGCGCCGCTGCCGCTCGGCGAGTGGAGCCATGTCGCCGTGACCCTCGCGGACGGCACCGGCACCCTCTACGTCGACGGAGCCGCCGTCGCCCGCAACACGGCGATGACCCTGACCCCGGCCGCGCTCGGCACCCTCGCGCACCACTGGCTGGGCCGCTCCCACTTCCCCGCCGACCCCGTCTTCGCCGGCGCCTTCGGGGGCGTCGAGGTCTTCTCGCGCGCCCTGACCCCCGCCGAGATCACCGAGCTGCGGGGCCGCCGGGCCGCCGACGCGTCGGCCGGCCGGGGCGACCTGGCGTCGTACGCCTTCGACGAGACCGCCGGCGCGACGTTCGCGGACGCCTCCGGCCGCGGTCTGGACGCCACCCTGCGCCGCACCTGGGGCGCGCCCAGCCACCCGGGGTTCCTCGCCGCGTACCCGGAGACGCAGTTCATCGAACTGGAGTCGATGACCGGCAGCGACTACACCCGGGTGTGGGCGCCGTACTACACCGCCCACAAGATCCTCAAAGGGCTGCTCGACGCGCACCTCGCCACGGACGACGACCGGGCGCTCGACCTGGCGTCCGGTCTGTGCGACTGGATGCACGCGCGGCTGTCCGTGCTGCCGCGGGCCACCCTGCAGCGGATGTGGGGGCTGTTCTCCAGCGGGGAGTTCGGCGGCCTCGTCGAGGCGGTCTGCGATCTGCACGCCCTCACCGGCAAGGCCGAACACCTCGCCCTGGCCCGCCTGTTCGGCCCGGACCGGCTCATCGACGCCTGCGCCGCGGACACCGACGTCCTCGACGGGCTGCACGCCAACCAGCACATCCCCGTCTTCACGGGCCTGGCACGGCTGCACGACGAGACGGGCGAGGAGCGCTACCTCACGGCCGCGAAGAACTTCTGGCGCATGGTCGTCCCCCATCGCGTGTACGGGATCGGCGGCACCAGCAGCGGCGAGTTCTTCAGGGCCCGCGACGTGATCGCGGGCACGATCGGCGCCACCACCGCCGAGACCTGCTGCGCGTACAACATGCTCAAGCTGAGCCGGACGCTGTTCTTCCACGAGCAGGACCCGGCCTACATGGACTACTACGAGCGGGCCCTGTACAACCAGGTGCTCGGCTCCAAGCAGGACCGGCCGGACGCGGAGAAGCCGCTCGTCACGTACTTCATCGGCCTGACGCCCGGTCACGTGCGGGACTACACGCCCAAGCAGGGCACCACCTGCTGCGAGGGCACCGGCCTGGAGAGCGCCACGAAGTACCAGGACTCGGTGTACTTCGCGAAGGCCGACGGGAGCGCCCTGTACGTCAACCTCTACAGCGCCTCCCGGCTGACCTGGGCCGAGAAGGGCGTCACGGTCACGCAGACCACCCGCTACCCCGAGGAGCAGGGCAGCACGCTCACCGTCGGCGGCGGCCGGGCCTCCTTCACCCTGCTGCTGCGGGTGCCGTCCTGGGCGGACGCCGGTTTCCGGGTGACCGTCAACGGGCGGGCGGTGCCGGGGACCCCGGCCGCCGGAAGCTACTTCGCCGTCTCCCGGACCTGGCGCGACGGCGACACCGTACGGATCTCCGTCCCCTTCCGGCTGCGGGTGGAGAGGACCCCGGACGACCCCACCCTGCAGACCCTGTTCCTCGGCCCGGTCAACCTGGTCGCCCGCGAACCGGCGACGGACCACCTGCGGTTCGGGCTGTACCGCAACGCGGGTCTCTCCGGCGATCTGCTGCCCTCCCTCACCCCGGTCGCCGGGCAGCCGCTGCACCACACGCTGGACGGCGTCCGGCTGGCGCCCTTCTCCGAGGGCACCGAGGACCCGACGCACGCCTACTTCCGGCGCTCGGAGCCGCGGGTGGTCCTCGGCGGCCTGGACTCCGGCGTCGCCAACCCCGCCCGCGGCGACGGCACCACGCTCCTGGACGAGATCTGGGCCGGTGCGCCCTTCACCGGCAAGGGGGCGCTGGTGACACGGGTGCGGTCCGCCGTGCGGACCTGGGTGTCCGACGGCCTGCTGAGCGCGGCGGACGGCGACACCGTGGTGCGTACGGCGCGGCGGGCCGCGTACGCGCCCTGA
- a CDS encoding DUF4142 domain-containing protein, translating into MRISRSTAGTAFVGGAMVLTLTALAYPTMLGVQNTSTTQDRVIANTNYGPLTEADRDFVVKVRAAGLWEHPLGLLAMERGTTPEMKEAGEHLVVGHGRLDASCRKISLELGITLPNQASPQQQQFVETVRSSAGKEFDSTAVNIMRVTHGQIFPAIAKIRANTRNTLVRQLADQANDTVLDHITVLEKTGLVNHEQVNFQQTSPPKMPQEQVTPPAPQAGAPVLVLEIPEELKDLNTASPAPSPSPTVK; encoded by the coding sequence ATGCGCATCTCGCGCAGCACGGCAGGAACCGCGTTCGTGGGCGGAGCCATGGTCCTCACCCTCACCGCGCTCGCCTACCCCACCATGCTGGGCGTGCAGAACACATCGACCACGCAGGACCGGGTGATCGCCAACACCAACTACGGCCCGCTGACCGAGGCGGACCGCGACTTCGTGGTCAAGGTGCGCGCGGCCGGCCTGTGGGAGCACCCCCTGGGGCTGCTGGCGATGGAGCGGGGGACGACGCCGGAGATGAAGGAGGCCGGCGAGCACCTGGTCGTCGGGCACGGCCGGCTCGACGCCAGCTGCCGCAAGATCTCCCTCGAGCTCGGCATCACGCTGCCGAACCAGGCGTCGCCCCAGCAGCAGCAGTTCGTGGAGACCGTGAGGTCCAGCGCCGGCAAGGAGTTCGACTCCACCGCGGTGAACATCATGCGCGTGACGCACGGGCAGATCTTCCCGGCCATCGCCAAGATCCGGGCCAACACCAGGAACACCCTCGTCCGGCAGCTCGCCGACCAGGCCAACGACACCGTGCTCGACCACATCACGGTGCTGGAGAAGACGGGGCTGGTCAATCACGAGCAGGTCAACTTCCAGCAGACCAGCCCGCCCAAGATGCCCCAGGAGCAGGTGACCCCGCCGGCTCCGCAGGCGGGCGCGCCGGTCCTCGTGCTGGAGATCCCCGAGGAGCTGAAGGACCTGAACACGGCTTCCCCGGCGCCGTCCCCGTCGCCCACGGTGAAGTAG
- a CDS encoding LysR family substrate-binding domain-containing protein, producing MTGSEVPPSFRLVYVPGVMPDKWVRIWNERLPDVPLTLTQVPAGEAQGLLLGGDADAGLVRLPVDRTVLSAIPLYTEQTVVVVPRDHLVTAVDEVTPGDLADDIVLHPLDDVLDWEALPGRPALERPATTADAVELVAAGIGVLVVPLSLARLHHRKDLTHRPLTDAPGSSVALAWPEDATTDRVEDFIGIVRGRTVNSTRGRPRQPAQEKPRRADRDGARRQQAAGGPAGGGRRKGTGGSSKTPRRGKPRRRS from the coding sequence GTGACAGGCTCGGAAGTACCCCCCTCGTTCCGGCTCGTGTACGTCCCCGGGGTGATGCCCGACAAATGGGTGCGCATCTGGAACGAGCGGCTGCCCGACGTCCCGCTGACCCTCACGCAGGTGCCCGCCGGGGAGGCGCAGGGGCTGCTGCTGGGCGGGGACGCCGACGCGGGTCTGGTCCGGCTGCCCGTCGACCGGACGGTCCTCAGCGCGATCCCCCTCTACACCGAGCAGACGGTCGTCGTGGTGCCCAGGGACCACCTCGTCACGGCGGTGGACGAGGTGACCCCCGGGGACCTGGCCGACGACATCGTGCTGCACCCCCTCGACGACGTCCTCGACTGGGAGGCCCTGCCCGGGCGGCCCGCCCTCGAGCGCCCCGCCACCACCGCCGACGCCGTCGAACTGGTCGCGGCCGGGATCGGCGTGCTCGTCGTGCCGCTGTCGCTGGCCCGGCTGCACCACCGCAAGGACCTCACCCACCGGCCCCTCACGGACGCCCCCGGGTCGAGCGTGGCCCTGGCCTGGCCCGAGGACGCGACGACGGACCGGGTGGAGGACTTCATCGGCATCGTCCGCGGCCGGACCGTCAACAGCACCCGGGGCCGTCCCCGGCAGCCGGCGCAGGAGAAACCCCGGCGCGCCGACCGGGACGGCGCCCGCCGGCAGCAGGCGGCGGGCGGACCGGCCGGCGGGGGCCGCCGGAAGGGCACCGGCGGCTCGTCGAAGACCCCGCGCCGCGGCAAGCCCCGCCGCAGGTCGTAG
- a CDS encoding DUF5997 family protein → MLDTLDTMTSHQSTQTMKPATAAKKLGVYLEATPADFREGAVSRAELNALQTDPPQWLRDLRRDGPHPRPVVAAKLGVSIAGLARGGVTEPLTTEQIEALKQERPEWLERERATQAEVRREAARIKKRDAERAARGH, encoded by the coding sequence ATGCTCGATACCCTGGACACCATGACGTCGCACCAGAGCACCCAGACGATGAAGCCCGCGACCGCGGCCAAGAAGCTGGGTGTGTACCTCGAGGCCACCCCCGCCGACTTCCGGGAGGGTGCCGTCTCACGGGCCGAGCTGAACGCGCTCCAGACCGACCCGCCCCAGTGGCTGCGCGACCTGCGGCGCGACGGCCCGCACCCGCGCCCGGTGGTCGCGGCGAAGCTGGGCGTCTCCATCGCCGGTCTCGCCCGCGGCGGGGTCACCGAGCCCCTCACCACCGAGCAGATCGAGGCGCTGAAGCAGGAGCGTCCCGAGTGGCTGGAGCGGGAGCGCGCCACCCAGGCGGAGGTCCGCAGGGAGGCGGCGCGGATCAAGAAGCGCGACGCCGAGCGCGCGGCACGCGGCCACTGA
- a CDS encoding TerD family protein → MDHRLEQLIVRRTRRLPSPTGPSGDGSTAARQFDAALMSVGFKLSARLLEHLSGLSEEAVVDTAVRTLGTVRETVGDHVRHNVYFVDFPANVPDTFDFWMRCVTEALADGTAREGVLARLRTGVLDLLTLPSYGAYRHTYAEMLAAHDELIAAAGDRTTVLHLGGSLDDEVTALYLALAGSGTPLGDEGLADLETLAGACAAGPQPGAIPVRENRAVVNRARLRAGADLLLDTVTDVLRLACALSDGDVTLQRPTRFRALSRPVRRALLAGLDAVVETSPAKLADVLAHREAFKRLGERLHPHEYPRWPHAAEVFAAARGETPVRSLDSRVEELLGLGDVTGAVALLKSAPGKLFRALDRLLRTAGTEEERDAVAAAAEEAAPLVSGRVVLAVREHLGNRADEEGGPEDRRVFVNRLGRAWVASDSRAPLPAPVRRRLVSAFDAEVGRRLPGPGHLLIDPAVLDVALPLSGRATTAGLGVLPRGSVSAVEGELLRFFVYWKQTGRSTDYDLSALVLDADHRTVTWLSYTALRDVEGTHSGDVTDAPEGASEFIDLRLGAVRGSYIVPQVNIYSGEGFEEVEESFFGFMLREAGQRGRPFEPRTVRMKSELRGPGRVALPLVFVRGDDGRWHAKWLHLYLKGHPSANRVEGNRVSVATLLRGIADREHLTVRHLTGLLADRATAVTSWDGERVPDGPVTYIGLERPEGLHPDSRVLTPENLRDLIPA, encoded by the coding sequence ATGGATCACCGCCTCGAACAGTTGATCGTCCGGCGCACCCGTCGTCTCCCCTCCCCCACCGGTCCCTCGGGGGACGGGAGCACCGCGGCGCGCCAGTTCGACGCCGCGCTGATGTCGGTCGGCTTCAAGCTCTCCGCCCGGCTGCTGGAGCACCTGTCGGGGCTGTCCGAGGAGGCGGTCGTCGACACGGCCGTCCGCACCCTGGGCACCGTCCGTGAGACGGTCGGCGACCACGTGCGGCACAACGTGTACTTCGTCGACTTCCCGGCGAACGTGCCGGACACCTTCGACTTCTGGATGCGCTGCGTCACCGAGGCGCTCGCCGACGGCACCGCGCGCGAGGGCGTCCTCGCCCGGCTCCGCACGGGCGTGCTGGACCTGCTCACGCTGCCGTCGTACGGCGCCTACCGCCACACCTACGCCGAGATGCTCGCCGCCCACGACGAGCTGATCGCCGCCGCGGGCGACCGGACGACGGTCCTGCACCTCGGCGGCTCCCTGGACGACGAGGTCACCGCCCTGTACCTGGCCCTCGCCGGGAGCGGCACCCCGCTGGGCGACGAGGGGCTGGCCGACCTCGAGACCCTGGCCGGCGCGTGCGCGGCGGGGCCGCAGCCCGGGGCGATCCCGGTCCGGGAGAACCGCGCGGTCGTCAACCGGGCACGGCTCCGGGCCGGCGCGGACCTGCTGCTGGACACCGTGACCGACGTCCTGCGCCTGGCCTGCGCGCTGTCGGACGGCGACGTGACCCTGCAGCGGCCGACACGGTTCCGGGCGCTGTCCCGGCCCGTGCGCCGCGCGCTGCTGGCGGGCCTCGACGCGGTGGTGGAGACCTCCCCCGCCAAGCTCGCCGACGTCCTCGCCCACCGGGAGGCGTTCAAGCGGCTCGGCGAGCGGCTGCACCCGCACGAGTACCCGCGGTGGCCGCACGCGGCCGAGGTGTTCGCGGCCGCCCGGGGCGAGACACCGGTCCGTTCCCTCGACAGCCGGGTGGAGGAACTGCTCGGCCTCGGTGACGTCACCGGCGCGGTGGCGCTGCTGAAGTCCGCTCCGGGCAAGCTGTTCCGCGCGCTCGACCGCCTGCTGCGCACGGCCGGCACCGAGGAGGAGCGCGACGCGGTCGCGGCCGCCGCCGAGGAGGCCGCGCCCCTGGTCTCGGGCCGGGTGGTGCTGGCGGTGCGGGAGCACCTGGGCAACCGGGCCGACGAGGAGGGCGGCCCCGAGGACCGCCGGGTCTTCGTGAACCGGCTCGGCCGTGCCTGGGTGGCCTCCGACAGCCGTGCGCCCCTGCCGGCTCCGGTGCGCCGGCGCCTGGTCTCCGCCTTCGACGCCGAGGTGGGCCGCCGGCTGCCCGGGCCCGGGCACCTGCTGATCGACCCCGCCGTCCTGGACGTCGCGCTCCCCCTCAGCGGCCGGGCGACGACGGCCGGGCTCGGTGTGCTGCCGCGCGGGTCCGTGTCCGCGGTGGAGGGCGAGCTGCTGCGCTTCTTCGTGTACTGGAAGCAGACCGGCCGCTCCACCGACTACGACCTGTCGGCCCTGGTCCTGGACGCCGACCACCGGACCGTCACGTGGCTGTCGTACACGGCGCTGCGGGACGTGGAGGGCACGCACTCCGGCGACGTCACCGACGCGCCCGAGGGCGCGTCGGAGTTCATCGACCTGCGGCTGGGCGCGGTGCGCGGCAGCTACATCGTGCCTCAGGTCAACATCTACTCCGGCGAGGGCTTCGAGGAGGTCGAGGAGTCCTTCTTCGGGTTCATGCTCCGGGAGGCCGGGCAGCGGGGCCGTCCGTTCGAACCGCGGACGGTGCGGATGAAGTCGGAGCTGCGCGGCCCCGGCAGGGTCGCCCTGCCGCTGGTGTTCGTGCGCGGCGACGACGGGCGGTGGCACGCCAAGTGGCTGCACCTGTACCTCAAGGGACACCCGTCGGCGAACCGGGTCGAGGGCAACCGCGTGTCGGTGGCGACCCTGCTGCGCGGCATCGCCGACCGCGAGCACCTCACCGTCCGCCACCTCACCGGGCTCCTGGCCGACCGGGCCACGGCCGTGACGTCGTGGGACGGCGAGAGGGTCCCGGACGGGCCGGTCACCTACATCGGCCTGGAGCGTCCCGAGGGGCTGCACCCGGACTCCCGGGTCCTCACCCCCGAAAACCTGCGGGACCTGATCCCCGCCTGA
- a CDS encoding MerR family transcriptional regulator, translating to MRSIGEMARDSGLGVSALRFYDRAGVLVPARVDPVSGYRWYAPGQLDEARLLARLRRAGMPLADVRLVLAGWSGADTGLVRQLLQAHLRRLEQGLSDARTEFSALRALLDHRENPMAPPRTAAPAAVRLTVSAPGLAAALDAVRFAAGTDPELPVLGGVLFDAEGDALRLVATDRYRMAVARTAATGHDGPRVRVTVPLPLVDAMRALLDGDGRARLAVDGDRVTLETGNRQTAGQCLGQDFPDYRRLAGLPAGRRVLVEVPVFREAVLAGPVRAQDGAPCDLSVLKVADDGSPVLAGEGDDDRDLVAVNRAFLLDALAAGGRDRLVLEIGAPTAPLAIRRPDDEDTFSLLMPVRLEG from the coding sequence ATGCGCAGCATCGGTGAGATGGCCCGGGACAGCGGGCTGGGGGTGAGCGCCCTGCGGTTCTACGACCGTGCCGGCGTCCTGGTCCCCGCCCGGGTGGATCCGGTCAGCGGCTACCGCTGGTACGCCCCCGGGCAGCTCGACGAGGCCCGGCTGCTGGCCCGGTTGCGTCGCGCCGGCATGCCGCTGGCGGACGTCCGGCTGGTGCTGGCCGGCTGGTCGGGCGCGGACACCGGTCTCGTACGCCAGCTCCTCCAGGCGCACCTGCGCCGACTCGAGCAGGGGCTGTCCGACGCCCGCACCGAGTTCTCCGCGCTCCGAGCCCTTCTCGACCACAGGGAGAACCCCATGGCCCCGCCCCGCACCGCCGCCCCCGCCGCCGTCCGGCTGACCGTCTCCGCACCCGGGCTGGCCGCCGCGCTGGACGCGGTCCGCTTCGCGGCCGGCACCGATCCGGAGCTGCCGGTGCTCGGCGGGGTCCTGTTCGACGCCGAGGGCGACGCGCTGCGCCTCGTGGCCACCGACCGGTACCGGATGGCGGTGGCGCGCACCGCCGCCACCGGACACGACGGGCCCCGCGTCCGGGTCACCGTCCCGCTTCCGCTCGTCGACGCGATGCGGGCGCTGCTGGACGGCGACGGCCGGGCCCGGCTCGCCGTGGACGGCGACCGGGTGACCCTGGAGACCGGGAACCGCCAGACGGCCGGCCAGTGCCTCGGCCAGGACTTCCCCGACTACCGCCGTCTCGCCGGCCTCCCGGCCGGACGGCGCGTCCTCGTCGAGGTGCCGGTCTTCCGGGAGGCGGTGCTGGCCGGTCCCGTCCGCGCGCAGGACGGTGCGCCCTGTGACCTCAGCGTGCTCAAGGTGGCGGACGACGGTTCGCCGGTCCTCGCCGGGGAGGGGGACGACGACCGGGACCTCGTCGCCGTGAACCGCGCGTTCCTGCTGGACGCGCTCGCCGCGGGGGGCCGCGACCGGCTGGTCCTGGAGATCGGCGCCCCCACGGCGCCCCTCGCGATCCGCCGGCCGGACGACGAGGACACCTTCTCGCTCCTGATGCCGGTCCGGCTGGAGGGCTAG
- a CDS encoding cation:proton antiporter: MHSSAVFLIEFGAIILGLGLLGRLAGRLQFSPIPLYLLAGLAFGEGGLLPLGASEEFVAIGAEIGVILLLLMLGLEYTASDLVSNLKTQYPAGLVDMALNALPGAVLALLLGWGPVAAVVLAGVTWISSSGVIAKVLGDLGRLGNRETPVILSILVLEDLAMAVYLPIITALLAGVGLAAGSVTLAIALGVAGLVLFAAVRYGRMISRFVSSDDPEKLLLVVMGVTLLVAGLAQQLQVSAAVGAFLVGIALSGEVAEGAHNLLAPLRDLFAAVFFVFFGLHTDPGSIPPVLLPALALAVVTALTKVATGYWAARRAGISPKGRWRAGGTLVARGEFSIVIAGLAVTAGIEPDLGPLATAYVLILVVAGPLTARFTEPVALRLTSRRAASADARPAHTAAPAAETLEPVRDGTPER, from the coding sequence GTGCACTCCTCCGCTGTCTTCCTGATCGAGTTCGGCGCGATCATCCTCGGGCTCGGCCTGCTGGGACGCCTCGCCGGGCGCCTCCAGTTCTCCCCGATCCCCCTGTACCTGCTGGCCGGCCTGGCCTTCGGCGAGGGCGGGCTGCTGCCGCTCGGCGCGAGCGAGGAGTTCGTGGCGATCGGCGCCGAGATCGGCGTCATCCTGCTGCTGCTCATGCTCGGCCTGGAGTACACGGCCAGCGACCTGGTCTCCAACCTCAAGACCCAGTACCCGGCCGGCCTCGTGGACATGGCGCTGAACGCCCTGCCCGGCGCCGTCCTGGCCCTGCTGCTCGGCTGGGGCCCGGTCGCCGCGGTGGTGCTGGCCGGCGTCACCTGGATCTCCTCCTCCGGCGTCATCGCCAAGGTCCTCGGCGACCTCGGACGGCTCGGCAACCGCGAGACGCCGGTGATCCTCAGCATCCTGGTGCTCGAGGACCTGGCGATGGCGGTCTACCTGCCGATCATCACCGCCCTGCTCGCCGGGGTCGGCCTCGCCGCCGGCAGCGTCACCCTGGCCATCGCGCTCGGCGTCGCCGGGCTCGTCCTCTTCGCCGCCGTCCGCTACGGGCGGATGATCTCCCGGTTCGTCTCCAGCGACGACCCGGAGAAACTGCTGCTGGTGGTCATGGGCGTGACCCTGCTCGTCGCGGGACTCGCCCAGCAGCTGCAGGTCTCGGCGGCCGTGGGCGCGTTCCTGGTCGGCATCGCCCTGTCCGGGGAGGTGGCCGAGGGCGCGCACAACCTGCTGGCGCCGCTGCGGGACCTGTTCGCCGCGGTGTTCTTCGTCTTCTTCGGCCTGCACACCGACCCCGGTTCCATCCCGCCGGTGCTCCTGCCCGCCCTCGCGCTCGCCGTGGTCACCGCGCTGACGAAGGTCGCCACCGGGTACTGGGCCGCCCGGCGGGCCGGGATCTCCCCCAAGGGCCGCTGGCGCGCGGGCGGCACCCTGGTCGCCCGTGGCGAGTTCTCCATCGTCATCGCCGGGCTCGCCGTCACCGCGGGCATCGAACCGGACCTCGGCCCGCTGGCCACGGCGTACGTCCTGATCCTGGTCGTCGCGGGCCCGCTCACGGCCCGCTTCACCGAGCCCGTCGCGCTGCGCCTGACGAGCCGCCGCGCGGCATCCGCCGACGCCCGGCCCGCGCACACCGCGGCACCGGCCGCGGAGACCCTCGAGCCGGTGCGGGACGGCACGCCCGAACGGTGA
- a CDS encoding cation:proton antiporter regulatory subunit has translation MSATPLPGIGVKYDLTTREHQHLSVIAHRDGARTVNVYRSDDPDACAQSLRLTVAESAAMIDALMPDHHSPNLLHTTDLGLVAERIELSAASHWNGRVLGETRMRTDTGASIVAVLRRAEAIPSPAPDFRLAGGDTLIMIGTREGIDAAAEILGRE, from the coding sequence ATGAGCGCCACGCCGCTGCCGGGCATCGGCGTGAAATACGACCTCACCACGCGTGAGCACCAGCACTTGTCCGTGATCGCGCACAGGGACGGCGCCCGCACGGTCAACGTCTACCGTTCCGACGACCCGGACGCCTGCGCCCAGTCGCTGCGTCTGACCGTCGCCGAGTCGGCCGCGATGATCGACGCGCTGATGCCCGACCACCACAGCCCCAACCTGCTGCACACCACCGACCTCGGACTGGTCGCCGAGCGCATCGAGCTGTCCGCCGCCTCCCACTGGAACGGCCGGGTGCTGGGCGAGACGCGGATGCGCACCGACACCGGCGCCTCGATCGTGGCCGTGCTGCGGCGGGCGGAGGCGATCCCGTCCCCCGCGCCGGACTTCCGGCTGGCCGGCGGGGACACGCTGATCATGATCGGCACCCGCGAGGGCATCGACGCCGCCGCCGAGATACTCGGGCGGGAGTGA
- a CDS encoding universal stress protein: MNDTVIVGVDGSPPSLAAVDVAAREARLRDAQLRIVHAFSRPADLDPMIHGVLAQAERRAHGIAPDLEVARTVASGGTLTVLRSESRHAVLAVVGGRGRGGFGGLLLGSTVVQLAAHGHCPLMVVRGRPDPRGPVLLAVDGSPAGNAAAEFAFAEASLRGAPLVAVHVWNAWSEPTPYEGPADPLNVVVDLDRLREKHRRLLEEAVAPWRAARPRVAVELRLERGRIRHTLLDAGRDAQLVVAGARGHGGFTGMLLGSVSQALLYHADCPVTVVRGTQ; encoded by the coding sequence GTGAACGACACGGTCATCGTCGGAGTGGACGGCTCGCCGCCCAGTCTCGCCGCGGTCGACGTCGCTGCGCGGGAGGCCCGCCTGCGCGACGCGCAGCTGCGGATCGTGCACGCCTTCAGCCGCCCCGCCGACCTGGACCCGATGATCCACGGCGTGCTGGCGCAGGCCGAGCGGCGCGCCCACGGCATCGCGCCGGACCTGGAGGTCGCCCGGACCGTGGCGTCGGGCGGGACGCTGACGGTGCTGCGGAGCGAGTCGCGCCACGCCGTGCTGGCGGTGGTCGGCGGGCGGGGCCGCGGCGGGTTCGGGGGGCTGCTGCTGGGCTCGACGGTCGTGCAGCTGGCCGCGCACGGCCACTGCCCGCTCATGGTGGTCCGGGGCCGCCCCGACCCCCGGGGACCGGTGCTGCTCGCCGTGGACGGCTCGCCCGCCGGGAACGCGGCGGCGGAGTTCGCCTTCGCCGAGGCGTCCCTGCGCGGAGCTCCGCTGGTCGCCGTGCACGTGTGGAACGCCTGGAGCGAACCGACGCCCTACGAGGGTCCCGCCGACCCGTTGAACGTCGTGGTGGACCTCGACCGGCTCCGCGAGAAGCACCGTCGGCTGCTGGAGGAGGCGGTGGCGCCCTGGCGGGCCGCCCGTCCCCGGGTCGCCGTGGAGCTGCGCCTGGAGCGGGGGCGGATACGCCACACGCTGCTCGACGCCGGCCGGGACGCCCAGCTGGTGGTGGCCGGCGCCCGCGGTCACGGCGGCTTCACCGGGATGCTGCTCGGTTCGGTCAGCCAGGCGCTGCTGTACCACGCCGACTGTCCGGTCACGGTCGTCCGCGGCACGCAGTGA